The following DNA comes from Erigeron canadensis isolate Cc75 chromosome 3, C_canadensis_v1, whole genome shotgun sequence.
CTTATATGACTATAATCATAAAtaacccttaattaattaattactaaagACAGGATAATACCATGTCACTTTCAGATCACAAATTCAAAAGAAGTCACAAAAATAACCCGTGATTATGATTCAGGCCAAATCTTCTTTTTTACAAAGAAGTGtcttacaatatataataatagtacACGTACGATTTTTAAGCATAAATATAGAAGACAAAAGACTAGGAGCCATGTGTCACATGACTCATGAACAGATCTCACGTGATATCCCCAGCCTGGAATTTGGTATATCGAATAAGACACGATGGTTTTGTTGCTGCATATTTGCAATGACATTCAGGGCCGGTGATGATGACATGGCAAGACATGTGGTGGACCCCGACGAGCTGTGGATTAGGAAGTTGTCTTGTGGTAATGACATGTTAAGTCCCGGGAACATAAAGGTCATTGTCGGGACTTGCTTTCCGATCGGGACGGTATAGCAAGTGTCGAATCCCCCTAGTGAGGAGACGACCGCCTTTCCCATTCGTCTCCGAAACTCGTCTCTAACTGCCGTGTAGGCTCCGTCCACCAGTCTGGTGAACACGGTGCCTATACGAAAAAAGCATTGTGTCTAAGATTTAACATGGTCTAGACATACAATTcgatatatataactttgtatATTCTTgataaaaaatatgataatgttATTAAGAAatttgctcttttttttttgttttttttcctagTTTAAGTTTTTATGTCACTATATATGATGTCAAGATGATGACATAGTGATTTTCgatatataaatgatgattttattattttagagtCGAAAGAATTAGTACCTGAATCAATGATGGTGCCACCACCGGTGTTTGGGTTGAAAGCAATTGCACTTGGGGGAATGTCGACAACCTTGGAGCCAACTTTGATACCGATCAAGTTCACATAGTACAATGAAGTTCTTCTAGGGTTTACAAGTAGCGGTGTATACTTGATGTTGATGGGTTGCCCATTTTTACCTAATCTAAGTGTTCCGGAAAAGTTGGAAGATTTGAAACTAGGCAGACAATATGAGAATGTGGACTCGTAGAGGGTCTTAGATTGGGATACAAATGACAATGGACCACGACCAAGACCTAAAACACCTTGCGGTGGGAATGAACCTCCCGCGACTTTCTGTATGCAACTAAAGGGGTATCCAAAGACAGAGTCTTTTGCTAGAGTTAGGTTGTCTCGCGCCAAGTTAGCCGCGATGGTGGAGCCTCCGTAGGTTATGTTCAAGGAGCATGTTGTCCCTAGACAACTTGAACTTTGTACCTACAAATAACAAGTCAATTAAAATAACCATTATATATGTTGGACGTTCgacaaagaaaaaacatatataaaacattagAAATATCATGAATTGAAGATCGTTAAGCCAGTCCTTTTCACAAGATCATTTTGCATTGACTAATTTCgccccatcatcatcatcatcaacgttattgtatatataattatatatagaataatTAAAGTATTAAACTAAGTGTGTAAGGGCACAACATCAAGTTAATAACGTACAAGAATCTAATTAAATTACTAATTGTTATTAGGCACACTTTTTCTTTCGACTATATGCGCTTAATTGTTACAACTATACGATGCTAAACTATTTGTTAGATTTTAGAATATAAAGTTAAGTTCTATATATTGACACCTTTGTCACATTTTGCCAATGTCAACTTGACGAGTAATCATACATCTACACTTTTAACAATGCTATTGATTAAAAAATAGCCGATCTAGATCTTTTTTTATACTCTATACTATTTTAAAACATACTTCAAATATTTTATGTTTAGGACAAACGGTGTAGTAATTAATAAAAGCAATATATGGACCGGAAGTCACGAGATTAAAGAGAATGGGCTCCTCGGGTAGGGTCAGGCCTACATATGGACACCAGTGGAATCCAACCAAAACCCGGTTCACGGGCTTGCTTTGATTTTATCCTACTTTTTGTCTGGCTCCTAACTTCCTAAGTCAAATATAATGCAAATTGATATTGATAGAATATGCAAGCAAAATTGACAATTATAGAAAGTTAGAAACATTCttagattttaattaattaatttagataAGTTGGGAGGGtgtcaattaaataaaaaccaacttaaaatgagaacacttaaaaactacattttgatgaattaaaagtccataaaactgacatagtgcataactaattatcattatttaagtgtttaacaacacatggatccgtcaaaatcgaaaaaaatcatgttttttattggatgcatcattttgataatatgcatccaagatggatgcacaaaaaaacgtgattttttcgattttgaaggatcaatgtgttgttaaacacttaaataatgataattagttatgcactatattagttttatggacttttaatgcatcaaaatgatgtttttaagtgttctcaccgttcttattttaaaagtgtttttacCGGAGTATTACCCTAAGTGGGGATACATTATCTTATAATCCTATAAAAAAATCTTGACCAAAACATACAAATCTTCGtcttttttcctttgaaatctTTTTGAAAGCTATAACATAACTACAACTTTTAAACGTTATATATAAACTAACAAGACAAGATGACAGATTTTACAATGACGTCAAACGATAATTCCTTCCAAAAAAACCGACCCTAGCTAATTAATTAACAGCACCCTAGAAATTACTACTACGAAAATATAAGATCGAGTGACGAAACTATCCACTATCCAAACCATAACCAACATTGTACATTACTAGAATTAGTGAGAATTAAGTTCACTAACAATGACATTAGTATGTTAATGATTTGTGACAGATAAGGTAGAGCTAAGTAACAAATTAGGGAGTGGCATTGATAAATGATCTCTACTTTTCTTCTATTGTATTGTAAACATAGTCgtcgactcgtaacttttgactcgactcgaaaacatGATTTTGACTCGTGACTTGAAACGTGACTagactcgtaagagtcaggacATTTTTAAATACTACataatataacatatttttatgtatgtgacgtctttataaacaaaatctaagTTCATTATTTAAtagatttatcaaaatattacatattcaatTAATTTGAgtaataaacttataatttatctttaaattcgcaataaaaagatcaaaactacataaattatacataagttaatataccaataaatataatatgttagCATATATAACCAAAGTATCAAACTTCAACAATTATAAGGttgcgactcgtgactcggtcTAAGTTCGCACaacgactcgtaagagtctggaTAAAAACGAGTCACCAAATGAGTCGACTCGTTTATAGTGTAAATCgactcgactcgtgactcgtaagagtttagCAACTATAATTGTAAGTATAGTTTCTGTGAAGCTATGTTTGGATAGAATATCCATCATAACGATGTACTTTGACAAATACTAACGCTCTATGAAATGAACATGTTACGAAACTTGATAAcgcatataataataataaataacaaatataatttatGGCGAGCCGCAaagtttttcatattaattatgaGAAAAGGCCACATAAGTAGTATTGTCgttatttaaagttttgtaCAACGAAATGCATGTTTTaaagtatgtatgtattttaagtttacgggaatcacacacacacatatgtattAATTTTGTAGTAGAAAAGTTAATTATACGTACTTGTTTGCATTGGTCAGCACCACAAGTAAGTGACAAGTAGCTAAGCGACTTAGCCGAATCAAAGGTGGAAGACGAGCAACCAACACAACCGGTACAAGGAACCAAAGCCATGTCGGTGCTAGTATCCAAAGCCATAAGCAAGCTTTGAGCCGGTGTCCCAATGTTGGCTTTTACAATGTAGGTCGGGCTCTGTATAATTTGTCTGCCCGACCCAATGGGCACAAAAGACCGACCTGCTACCAGGCTCGTGAGATACATAAGCCTGGTCTTGTCATCGTCCTGCATTTGGAGTATGCTTTCTTCCCATGAGAGGGAGGTCTTTGGCCTAAATGGTGAACATGGGCTAGACACATGGAAAACCTTAAGGGTTGACCCTTGGCTAGTTAAGTCACATATTTGGTTAAAAGAGTGAACCAAGGTCAAGGAACAAAGGAATAGAAGGGTGAGGTGTAATGTTTCCATTGGTATAGTGGTTTTTTGGAGTAGATTTTGTGT
Coding sequences within:
- the LOC122590919 gene encoding aspartyl protease AED3-like, which gives rise to METLHLTLLFLCSLTLVHSFNQICDLTSQGSTLKVFHVSSPCSPFRPKTSLSWEESILQMQDDDKTRLMYLTSLVAGRSFVPIGSGRQIIQSPTYIVKANIGTPAQSLLMALDTSTDMALVPCTGCVGCSSSTFDSAKSLSYLSLTCGADQCKQVQSSSCLGTTCSLNITYGGSTIAANLARDNLTLAKDSVFGYPFSCIQKVAGGSFPPQGVLGLGRGPLSFVSQSKTLYESTFSYCLPSFKSSNFSGTLRLGKNGQPINIKYTPLLVNPRRTSLYYVNLIGIKVGSKVVDIPPSAIAFNPNTGGGTIIDSGTVFTRLVDGAYTAVRDEFRRRMGKAVVSSLGGFDTCYTVPIGKQVPTMTFMFPGLNMSLPQDNFLIHSSSGSTTCLAMSSSPALNVIANMQQQNHRVLFDIPNSRLGISREICS